Sequence from the Parvicella tangerina genome:
GTTAGAAAAATTCAAAAGGAGTTGAAAGAAAAAGGAGTCAACCTGATCGGAGAGACCGATGAGAATAAAACTGGCCCTGGCCATATTATGGTTGCAGATCCTGATGGTAACGTCATTCTAATCGATCAGCACATCTAGGGCTATTCACCACTTTTTCGTTGAAAAGTATACCGCTGCCTTGTTTTATCCTTCCTTTTTCTGGGTAAGTTTGTTTAAACTTATCTAACTAGACATGTCATACGGTTTCGCAAAATTAGCTATCATTCCTATCAGAGCTGAGGGTTCTGATAAGGCGGAGATTATATCTCAATTATTATTTGGAGAGCACTATGAAGTGCTGGAAGAAGCCGAAAAATGGATAAGGATTAGAAACCATTTTGATCAATATGAAGGTTGGATATGCCGAAAACAATTCTTCGAAATCACAGGTAAAGAATTTGATGAATTAGGAATTAACGACTTTCCCATGTGTGCTAGTCTTACGGGGCAGGTTACGCTTGCTGATGAAAACACAAATATCACCAGAGGAGCTGTACTTCCCTACTACCATCAGGGGTATATTAGAATTAGAGATCAACGTGCAAAATTTACAGGAGACCTGAATCAAACGAGTGCTGACAAAATAATGGAATACGCCTTAAGCTATCTCAACACACCTTACCTATGGGGAGGTAGAAGTCCATTCGGAATTGACTGTAGTGGGTTTGCTCAAATCGTTTACAAGCTGTGTGGATACAAACTACCACGTGATGCTTACCAACAAGCTGAACACGGATATGACGTTCCTTTTGTAGAAACTTCAGAGCCTGGTGACCTTGCTTTCTTTGATAATGCAGAAGGACATATTACACATGTGGGAATCATTACTGAACCCGGCAAGATCATCCACGCCTCAGGCAGCGTAAAAATTGACCTCTTGGATAGCGAGGGGATCTTTGATCAGGAATTGAAAAGATACACCCATAAACTTCGCCTAATCAGACGAATTATATAAGGAGACTTTTGTCGGTTTTTAATTTTGTTTCATAACTCATTTCCAGCATTTTATCCAATTTTATTGAAATCACATCTTTTATCTCCTATATTTAGGATAGGTAAAACTGGATTAGTGTGAAAAAACGCTTTTTTGAAATAGGCTATATTGCTGTTTGCTTGTTCGTGAGCAGCGTCTTCCTATTGAGTAGTTTTAGCAATTACACTGCTCCCTGTAAAGATGAGGCTCCACTTACAGCGCAATACACCTTTGCCTTTACTTTGCAGCCAGGACCAAATTCTGGTCTGATCACGTATTGGATGGTTACTGTTCACAATGACAAGATCGTTTACAAAACACCCATGACCGAAAAGAACTTTATCTTATCCATGAAAGGAGAAATGTACTCGAAGGCCAACCCAACTGGCATCAATTTGTTTGAACAAGCGGTGCAGTCTGATTCATGCTTTTACCAGTACTATTGGGAAAAAGAAGAATGCAACCCTTTAGATTATTATCGTCTTGATGACTTATGGACATTGCGTTACAACCGAAACCCAGAATGTCCTGAGGGGTGCACTCCTGCAAAAGGAATGCGTGTGGATGGATTAGCCGCAAACAAAACTTACCCTAGTGATGCACAGATGGCAATATTACAAGATTATGGAGTAAGCCATTACACAGGCTTTTTTTATGGTGATGACATGTTCAGAATCTTTACGGATATCAATGATCCTAATTGGGTCAACAATTATGAAAATGCGCAATGATCCACATTCATCTGTTGCTTTTGAGCTACACGAGAGCTCTTTTCTTCCCTTCTTTATCCTTATCATTGCCCTAAACTCAGCTGTATGAACATGATAGAAGGGAAAATTGTAGATGTCATCAAAAAAGAAATCTTTGAGGGTAGCATCCATTTTAGCGAAGGAATTATCACTCGAATTGACCGACATTCGGTATCAACTGATCATTATATTATTCCTGGCTTTGTCGATGCACATGTTCACGTTGAAAGTTCGATGTTAACACCCAATGAATTTGCAAGGTTAGCCGTATGTCATGGAACCGTAGGCACAATATCAGACCCTCATGAAATTGGAAATGTACTGGGTAAAAAAGGTGTGGAATTCATGATCGAAAATGGCTTAAAAACTTCCTTCAAATTTCATTTTGGGGCACCTTCATGTGTCCCGGCAACAGTTTTTGAAACAGCAGGAGCAACCATTACTGTGGATGATATTGAGGAGCTTTTCAAATTACCTCGGGTAAACTACCTGGCCGAAGTGATGAATTACCCTGGTGTGATTAATCGAGACCCTGAGGTAATGGCTAAGATTGATTTAGCTCATCGTCTGGGAAAAGTCGTTGATGGTCACGCCCCAGGAGTTATGGGTGAAGCTGCCATCAAATATATAGAAGCTGGTATTACAACAGATCATGAGTGCTTTACAAAAGAAGAGGCCTTACATAAATTAAGACACGGCATGAAGATCATCATAAGAGAAGGAAGTGCCGCCAAAAACTTCGAAGCCCTATACGAACTTATTGATGAGTATCCAGATTTGATCATGTTATGCTCAGACGACAAGCATCCTAATGACCTCATGCGAGGACATATCAATCATTTAGCAGCAAGAGCTATTGCCAAAGGCTGTGACCTCTTCAACGTACTCAGAGCAACGAGCAAAACACCTATTGAGCACTATGATATGGACATTGGACTGCTTAGACTAGGTGACCCAGCTGATTTTTGCATAGTTAGGGAGTTAAAGACCTTTGAGGTGTTGCAAACGTTTATTGATGGAAACCTGGTTGCCGAATATGGTCAGTCGTTTATCAAGAAACATCAAACTGAAACCCTGAATAACTTTAATTGCTCTCCAATCAAACCAGAACAACTTAAGATTGCTTCACACAACTCAGCTGAGGTTAATGTTATTGCTGTTGAAGACGGGCAACTAGTTACTGAAAAAACTACTGCAGAGCTTCAGTCTGTTAACGAAGAGCTGCAAGCAAATGTAGATAAAGACATTCTTAAGATAGTAGTCGTCAACCGCTATTTTGACGCTCCTCCAGCATTAGGTTTTGTTAAGAATTTTGGTTTAAAAGAAGGAGCTATTGCAAGTTGTGTAGCACATGATAGTCATAACATTATAGCAGTAGGTACTAATGACAACGACCTGACAAATGCAATAAACCTGATCATCCATGAAAGAGGAGGTATCTCTCTGGCTCATGGAGCAGAAAAACACGTTGTAGGCCTTCCGATTGCAGGTATTATGACCGATCAGGATGGTTACGAAATTGGAAGAGAGTATGAGATATTAGATCAGCGGGCAAAAGAACTGGGCGCTACCCTATCTGCACCCTATATGACCTTATCATTTTGTGCACTGCTTGTCATCCCAAAAATAAAATTATCAGACAAAGGACTGTTTGATGGAGAAAAGTTTGAGTTTGTGAAGCTGATAAATTGAATAAAGCCTTTCCCATACTGTTTATTCTTACTGGATGTTTTGCGATTCTCGGGGCACTATACACATGGGGAGATGGCAATATCTTTAACCAACATGAATTAGCTAAGATCTTAATCCCTTGGGCAGATCTCATACTAACTGGCCCGTTATCGCTTGTTAGTGGCATTGGAATGCTCAAAGAGAAAAAATGGGGCACTCAACTGGCTCTCGTTACCAGTGGGATATATATTTTCGGATCGGTGCTCGTATTTATCACGATTATTTGGAAAGCAGACTTTGATATCCTTTTGATTGTACCAGCTGCATCTGGTTTTGTAATTGCGGTACTTTATGTTCTTGAAGAGTTAAATCAGAGTTCTTCTTCACCCTAAAGAGTTCGCTCAAGAATTATAGAAATCTTTGCACTCTCACTCAAAATAATCTTCGAAAGTAGCATAATGCACGTATAGATCATTAATTAGTTTGTCCCCTTGATCCATATCCTTTACCTCCTTCAAACTATCAATAGTCTCCCAGTAAGGAATTAGCCACTCGTGAAGAACATTGTGAGCTTCTCCTGTCATGGTACACTCTTGCACAAGAGTCTTACATAGGTCATCTAACTTCTGACCTAACTCTTGATGAAGTGTATCACTAGTTTCATCATAAAAAATAACTAGCTCCATTTGTTCATCGATGTTCTCCATCATACCTGGTGGAACTTTCCACTTCTTATCACCAACAAGGTGTAGCCCGTCCTCAACAGTTTCTTGAGTCGGAGTTTGTGATTCATTTGAAGGATTCTCTGGAGCGGAGCTCTCCTGACATCCCGCTAAAAGTAAAACACTTGTTATGGCAATTGATAGAAAACTATTTTTCAATGTAATCATCCGACTTAATTTTGATTGTCTAATTTAAAACCCAAATCCCATGTCAACTTCAATTTTGACAAAAAATTAACAAGAATAATTCTTTTTAGACTCAAATCCGCAAAAGAAGCATAGGATCAGGACAAGCATCCATGTAGTAATTGATCTCTTCTTTGCTACACACACCAGGGAAGTCTCCAAAGTGATCTCCCATGTCTAATATTACTTGGAAGTGCAGGTGTGGAGCGTAATCTCCATTCACCAAGGAGTCTCCCAGTTGACCGATCACTTCTCCTTGCTTAAACTCCTGCCCCATTTCTAAGTCTGGTATCGACAAGATGGATAGATGACCGTAAAGTGTATAAAAAACGAGATCGTCAAAAGAGTGTTTGAGTATAATCGTTGGGCCATAGTCTCCATGAAAAGAGTTATTCGCAAAGCTGTGCACCTCTCCATCCAAGACTGCTAAAACATCCGTTCCTGCAGGGGACCAAACATCCACTCCAAGGTGAATATTCCGTTCATGTAATGGACTATTTGGATTCTTAAAATGTCGACTACGCTGATATAGATTCCTGACCTCTAGATAACCTCCATAGGCCACTTGTCCTCCTTCCCTATCAATTAACTGCTGGATATAGCGCTCCATAGCTTCTGCTGAGGTGATATCTATCTCTCTTAAGTCTGGGTTCCCAACAGAAAGATCAATAGGGACATAATCTCTCTTCTTCACGGAATCATCAATCACAAACAATTCATCCGTTATTTGCTCACAAAACCTTCTAAATGCGTTGTTTCTTTTCATTACTTGTAAAGTAACAAAAAATGAATCTTTATCGAGTAAAAATGGACTTTATTTATAATTATACGGCAGAACTACAACACTTCGGTCGCCATTTTAATTAATGGAGGCTCAATGATAAGACCTCTTTTGGTAGCCTCCGTTTTGTTAACCGAAAACATCAACTTATTTTGATCAACCTCAAAGTTGATACAGAAGTCTTTACCCTTAGTTTCAGTCGTGACGATGACCGTGTTATCCTCTCTAGTAGAATTGACAAAAGCTCTCAAACGACCTTCTAGTCCCTTTTCAATTATTACCATATCGGAAGCCGTATAATCATCCTTGTTTTGAAAATGAACAAAATTGAGCGTTCTCCCATCTACGACTTTTCCCGCATAAGAAGAGTTAAGTACGTTGAAAATCTCAAAAGAAGCGGAATCCGTTCCTAGAATAGCAACCTGATAAGTTTCTTTATCATTTGGTTCTTTTAATTCTACGTTCTTTATAATGTTGTAAACAAACATTGACTTCAACTTGGCTTGTTCTAATTGTGCAAAGCTATTAAAGGCGAACAAGAAAGAGAAAAACATCAAAGCAACTGATCTCATAGCAAGTAGTTTAGTGAACTCTTAAAAGTAAGCAAAATTTCCCAATCCTTTACTAATTTGAACCTAATTCTTATTTAGGGGTATGAGTTTATGGAAATTCAAAGAAATTACATCTCTAAAAGAAAAAGCATTATGAAAAATTTAGTCCTCTTCCTTTCTTTCGTTCTATTCGGAATAAATACAATAGCTCAGCACACGCTAAAAGGAGTTGTTTATGATGACCAGAACCAGCCTGTTCCCTTTGCCAACGTAATGATTAAGTCAATAACAGATGATCAACTGATCAAAGGACAAACTTCTGACCTCAATGGAGCGTTCCTATTTGAACGGATCTCAGAGAGTAAAGTCAAACTGGTAGTAAGCTCAGTAGAGTTTGAACCTTACGAGAAAACAATTGATTTTAAGAAAGAATCAACGGTGGAAGTGGAAGTTCATCTCAAAGCAGGAGCTAAACTCGAAGAGGTAATGGTCATATCAAGAAAAGAAGTTCATAAAGTTCAGTCCGTATCCGCTTATAAAATGAGTAGTGCAAATGTTGTAAGTGCGTCCTATGGTTATGCAGGCGGTTCAATCGGGAATTATAACCCCAACTACAACACAGAAGCTTACGATCACATTGAAGAAAATGGATATAAATCTGTCACGAAAGAACCATTATCTACCTTGAGTATAGATGTAGATCGTGCTTCATACAGCAATGTGAGAAGGTACATCAATGACGGGCAATTACCACCTAAAGATGCCGTGAGAGTTGAGGAGATGATCAATTATTTTTCTTACGATTACGAAACTCCTTATGGAAATACTCCGCTAAAAGTAACGACTACCTATACAACTTGTCCGTGGAATACAAATCACAACCTTGTTCATATCGGCTTAAAGTCAAAAGAAATAGATATGGATGAAGCCCCAAGCAACAACCTAGTTTTCTTGTTAGATGTTTCAGGAAGTATGAACAACCCAGACAAGCTCCCTTTACTCAAAAAAGGACTGGGGTTATTGGTGAATGAAATGCGTCCTGACGACAAAGTTTCTATCGTAGTATATGCGGGCGCTGCGGGAGTAGTTTTGGAGCCGACTACCGGAAAAAACAAAGAAAAAATCTTGGAATCGCTAAACAATCTATCTGCAGGAGGTTCTACTGCAGGGGGTGCAGGAATAAAATTGGCATACAAACTCGCCAAAGAGAACTTTATGAAAAATGGAAATAACCGAGTGATATTGGCAACAGACGGTGACTTCAATATTGGGGCATCAAGTGATGGCGAAATGGTAGAATTGATCGAATCGAAAAGAGATGACGGCATCTTTTTGACTGTATTAGGTTTTGGAACTGGAAATATTAAGGATTCGAAAATGGAAAAGTTAGCTGATCACGGAAATGGAAATTACGCATACATTGATAATATTCTCGAAGCAAAGAAGACATTAGTCAATGAAATGGGAGGAACTTTAGTAACCGTTGCCAAAGATGTTAAATTCCAGTTAGAGTTTAATCCTACTCATGTGAAAGAATACAGACTGATTGGTTATGAGAATAGGCTACTTGAGGCTGAAGACTTTAATGATGATACAAAAGATGCAGGAGAACTTGGTGCTGGACACTGTGTTACGGCTATTTATGAGATCATACCAGCAGGATCATCCGAAAGTCATACAGATATCGACCCTCTCAAATATCAAGAGGAGCATGATTCTGAAAACGCACACACTGACGAACTCCTGACTGTTAAAGTGAGGTATAAACTCCCTGATGAGAAGAAATCCACCAAATTAGAACTACCTGTCAAGGCGAATCGAATAGATTTTAGTCAAACCAATGAAGATGTTAGGTTTTCAGCAGCGGTAGCGGCCTATGGCATGCTTCTGAGAGACTCTAAGCACAAGGGAGAGAGCACTTATGAGATGGTCATGAAGTTGGCTAGAGATGCCAAAGGAGAAGATCGAGACGGCTATAGAGCTGCGTTTGTTCAAATGGTAGACATGACTCAACTATTAGACAAAAGAGATTCGTAACAGTCTCTTTTAAGTTGTTATTAAAAAAAGGCTCTTTCTTAACCAGAGAGCCTTTTTCTATTATAACGCAATTTTTGTGAGCGCTTTTTTCAGAATTGCAGCATGGTCAAAAGCTAAATTCGGCAAGTTATTCAGGTTGAACCACTTTACTTCACTAGCATCATCCGCAGCCTTAGGATTAACATTTTCCATTCTTACTTCCGCATAAAAAGCAATGGTAACGACTCTTTTCCTCGGGTCTCTTTTTGGGTCACCAAATGCGTAGAGTTGATTTAATGAAGGAAGTCTTATTCCTGTCTCCTCCCACAGTTCCCTAATTGCCGCAGTCTCCAGATCCTCATCATGATCCACAAAGCCCCCAGGTATCGCCCAATGATCTTTGAACGGATCATTCTTACGTTTTATTAGGAGTACAGACAAATCACAATCCAATGAGCTTCCAAAGACTACCACATCCACTGTCACGTCTATTCTGGGATAATCAGCCATCACATTATTTTAAGTAAAAATACTACTCATTTCAATACAAGTACTCAAACAACCACAGACTTTGGTACATTTTTGGCTGATAACTTCATAACTCAAAATGACTTTACTATGAAAAGTAACTTATTACACCAGTTATGCATCCCCTTTTTAGTGTTCTCAATAATGTTTTTTTCCTCCTGTGTAGATTTATCGTTGAATTCAAACAACCTTACCACTGAAGAGGTGAATAATTTTCATGTTGTAAAGGCTGGACTACAGAACACCACAAAAACAGAATATTATGAGTATATCTGCTCAGAAGACACCAACCACTTGACTATAAGTGGCCCAGTAAACGATGGATTAGTTGGTTTTACCATAACAGATGATCAAGGAGATATCATCTTTAATCAAAAACTATCCGGTTTTACCGTGTTTGATGAAACCATCGTAGGCACCTCTGGTATCTGGACCATTAAACTGGATTATCAAAAGGCTGACGGCAGCATAGATCTCCAATTGAGCAGTTATTAATCAGGTTAAACTTTTGATTTTTAATCTTTTTTATTTTTCCTTAAAAAAAGTAGCAATTATTCTTGCGCAATCAACTTAAGGATGTATATTTGCACTCGCTTTAACAAAGCAAGAAACAAATTACTTAAATCTGGCTGTTGCCAGAACTCGAAATAATTGGAGTCAGTAATTTTGGTCTGGTAGTTCAGTTGGTTAGAATACCTGCCTGTCACGCAGGGGGTCGCGGGTTCGAGTCCCGTCCAGACCGCTCAGTACTAAGGTACAAAAAGCACGAAAAGCCGTACTAGTTGCGGCTTTTTTGTTTTCCACAATCACCACCAAAAAAAGCAAGGGGAACACATAGGGGAACTTTTAACTAGATGTTAAGAAGTACACAAACTCAAAAATGGCTTTATACTTCTTTCTATGTATCTTAGTTCAGTTTAAAAAAATACAATTTTGAGTTTAACGGATGCACATAAAGGTTATGAATTTCAAGACTTATTATGTTCTTATTTTATCCTAGATGAGGTATTGAAGGGGAACAATTGCCAATTTCAAATTGACACAAAATTATTTTCTGAAGATAGATTTGATGATTTAACAATTTTCAGTGGTAATGGTGTCTACCGAAAACAAATAAAATATAGCGACAATATCTCTGACAAAGAACTCTCCAAAAATGATTTGAGTTCTGACAATTATGGTTTAGCAATTGATGCTCTTTACAATTCATATAAATCTGAAACTTCAAACGAGTTGAGGGAATTAAGAATTTGTTTAGGGTGGAATAAACCGACTGATGAATTAACCAATATTCTTCAAAGAGAATCAACTTCACCTGAAAGCTTTAAAACACACAAAACTGAACTATATAAAATAAACGTTGATAAATTATGGCCTGAAGAAACAGGTCCTATCGACAAATGGAAAAGGTTTAAGAAAGCATCATCCGAAATTGATAGAAACGAGTTTATTAAGTTTTGTAACCTCCTAATTATTGAGGTTAACTTACCAAAGTCTAGCATCGACATTTATAATCCAGGAGAGTTAGAATCAATTGTACTCGAGCAAATGGACCGCTTAGGAATTGGCATGTTTCCTAACGAACAATTATCTCCTGCTAGCAGTATTCTAGATTTGACCCACAAAATTAAATTACTAAGAGCCAACAATGGCAGCATAACTGAAGTTGAAATTTTAGACTATCTAAGAATTAATAGAGACTATGGTTCAATCAATCAAAAAATACCAGTAGACAAAGAGAAGAACATTATTCACGAGAGTCATACCAAGAGTATTATTAAGAGAATATTTGAGAATCGAAAATCAAAAATACTTGCTGAGCCTGGGGCTGGTAAATCTTGGTTCATTTCTAATATTGAAGAACAATTAAACGAGCAGAAAATTCCAGTCATTAGGCATTTCTGCTATACGGATTTGGAAGATGAATTGCAAACTGAAAGAATCACCTTAAATCGCTTTTATGGAAACTTAGTTTCGGAAATTCTTGAAGAATTTCCATTCTTGAAAAATGTAAAACAAAGGCTTTTTAGCAGCAATTTAGAAGAGTTAAATCTTTTGCTGAAGGAGGTTCCAATACCAACAATATTAATTATTGATGGTTTGGACCATATTGATAGAATATATGGGTTGTACGGTCATGGCATATCACCTGATGAGGTTAAAATTATTGAAAAAATAAGTGAATTAGAATTAGGCGACAATGTATCAGTCGTTCTTTCTTCTCAACCTATCAGCAGTGTCAAGGCATTAGATGAATATAAAGACTTAAGTCTACCTGAATGGAAACAAAACGATGTTAAAGACTTAGCTAATCGTTTTGGACTCTCCGTGACCAACACAACTGAAGATATAGTTGATTTACTATTCAAAAAAAGTGAAGGGAACGCTCTTTATCTTACATACCTCATCAAGGAGGTTGCCAAAATGCCTCAAGTCAGTTCTGAAACAATTCAAAAATTACCCACACACTCTAATAACTTAAATGATTACTATGAATATCTCCTTTCAAAACTAAATGAAGATAAACAGGTTCCATATATTCTAGCAGGGTGCAGTTTTAGAGTGACAACCAATGAATTAAAAGAAATCACTGGCATCGGTAACTATGTGATAGAGCAATTAGAGGATATTTCGAGTGTTATTAAAACGAATATATCAAGAGGTGGTCATTTAATTTATCATGAAAGTTTCAGGAGATTTTTGATAGAGAAGCTCAAGGAAAAAGATGTAGATGTATCCAAAACGATTTACACCCCTATTATTAATTGGTTCGAAAACAATGACTTCTTTAAATCTTCCAAAACCTTCAGGTTTTATTTGCCATTGTTATCATTGGCGGGTAGGTTCGATTTAATCATTAATAAAATCACAATCACATTCATTACGGATAGCCTTTATTATGGTCACTCACTTCAAAGTATTCAAAAAAATTGCGACCTATTTTTAAAAGCTATTTTTAAAACTCAAGATTTCCCTAAATTAATTATCCATGGAGAATTAAGGAGAGTTCTTGAAAGCACTGAAAATGAGTACTACGAATCATTTATTTCCTATTTTGAAGCATTAGGGCATGTTCATGGATTTGATTCAGCTTGTGACTTCTTATCCTTTGAAGGCGTACCTACACTTGATGAATCTTTAGGTATCAGTGCTTGTTTTTTAATTGAGTCTAATGGAACTCCTGCGCCATGGCACCTTTACGATGAGTATTTCTCCAATTATGAATTTGAAGATTTTTCCTTAAATGACTGGAAATACTATGTGCTTTATTTATGTAATCTAAAGGAATTAGAAGATATAGGAAAAATCGTAGAATATCTTTTTGAAATTGGTTATTGGGAACTTATTAAGGAGATAAAAAATAGCGTACTTAAGACTAGTGATAAAGAATTTATAAAGCAGACTATTCCTTTTTTCGAAGAAAAAAAGCCAGCTCCAACAAAGATTCAAGAGAATCAAAGTTTGGTTTATACAACCGCTATAGAGCTTACTTCAAAACTGCTGGAACTAGAACATGTTTTTGAGAAGGAACAATTAGTATTTCAAAAGTTTGAATCTGAGATATCAAAGTTAATTCAATGTGATGACGACCAAACTATAAATGAAATAATTGGTTTATTAGAATACAATAATTGGTTCTACAACTGGGTAATATACTCTATTCGTCTAAAACAACTTTGCAAAAAAGAAAATGTTCAATCCTCTGAAATTGTCACCCTTTTTGAAATCCTAAATCTAGATACAGAACCTTTTAAAGGCACTCCTAGAACCATTGACTTATATCAATTACACGAAACTATTCTCAAGTCGATTGACCAAGGTTTAGAATTAATAGATGAACTACCACTTTGGGAAAAGGTCACAACAATTCTACTAGAAGTTGCAGATTCAATTACGACAAGTCTTCAAAATGACCCTGGTGGGCCATTAACAGCTTCAAAATTACTGAGACTTCTTGACAAGCATAAAACGGAGAATAACTTAGAACTTTTCAGTAGAATTAATAAGACTATCATTAATGATAAGGAAAGCTATTATTTACATCATTACGTTTCAGAATTCTATTTTCAATTATCCAAATTTCAATCTTTAAGAAACGAAATCGAAAACTCTCAATCTTTCAGAACTGGAATTGAATTCATGATTGGCTACACGCATAGAAAAGATTCAACAATTGAGGAATTATTGAATGGTGTAAATGGAGTTTTAAATGTCGATAGAGAAGCAGCGCATCAGTGGATACTAAAACTTAAACCTCTTGTCGATTCAGTTGTGAACCATACAGATGGTAAAGGCACAAAGCATTTCCCTGTAAGATGGTTTAAAGATTACTTGAGCATAGCTCCTAGCGAAGCTATTTTATACCTACTGAACAACCTTAAGTACCCTAAAATTGACTGGAGATTAGAAGATAATTTAAGACTAGGAATCATCGCTAATGAAGAGAAACATCTTGTCAATTCATTTAATTCTAGAACAATTCCATTAGATGACGATGAGTCCTTTTTTAAATCACGTCTAAGAAGTTGTCAAGAATTAGAATCATTGGATAAAGATTCAGGACGTTCTTTACTAATATCGCTCTGCTTCTCGATTCAGAGAAAAACTGATTTAAGGCTTAGCCCTGAACTAATTGATGAGTTTAAAAAATGTTGTGAGAACTATCAAATTAATGTTCCAGATGAACTTAACTCGTTTTCAAATTATTCAAAGAAGAAAAACAGAGTCAAAACTGTTCATGATTATATCAAAGAAATAGCACCATCTCGTAAAGAATTATCCGAAATGAATTCTGATGAAATTTCAGAGTACT
This genomic interval carries:
- a CDS encoding C40 family peptidase, whose translation is MSYGFAKLAIIPIRAEGSDKAEIISQLLFGEHYEVLEEAEKWIRIRNHFDQYEGWICRKQFFEITGKEFDELGINDFPMCASLTGQVTLADENTNITRGAVLPYYHQGYIRIRDQRAKFTGDLNQTSADKIMEYALSYLNTPYLWGGRSPFGIDCSGFAQIVYKLCGYKLPRDAYQQAEHGYDVPFVETSEPGDLAFFDNAEGHITHVGIITEPGKIIHASGSVKIDLLDSEGIFDQELKRYTHKLRLIRRII
- the ade gene encoding adenine deaminase — protein: MNMIEGKIVDVIKKEIFEGSIHFSEGIITRIDRHSVSTDHYIIPGFVDAHVHVESSMLTPNEFARLAVCHGTVGTISDPHEIGNVLGKKGVEFMIENGLKTSFKFHFGAPSCVPATVFETAGATITVDDIEELFKLPRVNYLAEVMNYPGVINRDPEVMAKIDLAHRLGKVVDGHAPGVMGEAAIKYIEAGITTDHECFTKEEALHKLRHGMKIIIREGSAAKNFEALYELIDEYPDLIMLCSDDKHPNDLMRGHINHLAARAIAKGCDLFNVLRATSKTPIEHYDMDIGLLRLGDPADFCIVRELKTFEVLQTFIDGNLVAEYGQSFIKKHQTETLNNFNCSPIKPEQLKIASHNSAEVNVIAVEDGQLVTEKTTAELQSVNEELQANVDKDILKIVVVNRYFDAPPALGFVKNFGLKEGAIASCVAHDSHNIIAVGTNDNDLTNAINLIIHERGGISLAHGAEKHVVGLPIAGIMTDQDGYEIGREYEILDQRAKELGATLSAPYMTLSFCALLVIPKIKLSDKGLFDGEKFEFVKLIN
- a CDS encoding peptidoglycan DD-metalloendopeptidase family protein codes for the protein MKRNNAFRRFCEQITDELFVIDDSVKKRDYVPIDLSVGNPDLREIDITSAEAMERYIQQLIDREGGQVAYGGYLEVRNLYQRSRHFKNPNSPLHERNIHLGVDVWSPAGTDVLAVLDGEVHSFANNSFHGDYGPTIILKHSFDDLVFYTLYGHLSILSIPDLEMGQEFKQGEVIGQLGDSLVNGDYAPHLHFQVILDMGDHFGDFPGVCSKEEINYYMDACPDPMLLLRI
- a CDS encoding YfiR family protein, whose protein sequence is MRSVALMFFSFLFAFNSFAQLEQAKLKSMFVYNIIKNVELKEPNDKETYQVAILGTDSASFEIFNVLNSSYAGKVVDGRTLNFVHFQNKDDYTASDMVIIEKGLEGRLRAFVNSTREDNTVIVTTETKGKDFCINFEVDQNKLMFSVNKTEATKRGLIIEPPLIKMATEVL
- a CDS encoding YfbK domain-containing protein, with amino-acid sequence MKNLVLFLSFVLFGINTIAQHTLKGVVYDDQNQPVPFANVMIKSITDDQLIKGQTSDLNGAFLFERISESKVKLVVSSVEFEPYEKTIDFKKESTVEVEVHLKAGAKLEEVMVISRKEVHKVQSVSAYKMSSANVVSASYGYAGGSIGNYNPNYNTEAYDHIEENGYKSVTKEPLSTLSIDVDRASYSNVRRYINDGQLPPKDAVRVEEMINYFSYDYETPYGNTPLKVTTTYTTCPWNTNHNLVHIGLKSKEIDMDEAPSNNLVFLLDVSGSMNNPDKLPLLKKGLGLLVNEMRPDDKVSIVVYAGAAGVVLEPTTGKNKEKILESLNNLSAGGSTAGGAGIKLAYKLAKENFMKNGNNRVILATDGDFNIGASSDGEMVELIESKRDDGIFLTVLGFGTGNIKDSKMEKLADHGNGNYAYIDNILEAKKTLVNEMGGTLVTVAKDVKFQLEFNPTHVKEYRLIGYENRLLEAEDFNDDTKDAGELGAGHCVTAIYEIIPAGSSESHTDIDPLKYQEEHDSENAHTDELLTVKVRYKLPDEKKSTKLELPVKANRIDFSQTNEDVRFSAAVAAYGMLLRDSKHKGESTYEMVMKLARDAKGEDRDGYRAAFVQMVDMTQLLDKRDS
- a CDS encoding NUDIX hydrolase; protein product: MADYPRIDVTVDVVVFGSSLDCDLSVLLIKRKNDPFKDHWAIPGGFVDHDEDLETAAIRELWEETGIRLPSLNQLYAFGDPKRDPRKRVVTIAFYAEVRMENVNPKAADDASEVKWFNLNNLPNLAFDHAAILKKALTKIAL